Proteins encoded within one genomic window of Paraglaciecola psychrophila 170:
- a CDS encoding winged helix-turn-helix domain-containing protein, with product MSVAGTTYRISDPMFRILCAFHKHEGRVVSRNFLLAYGWGISNKVNNNVTVAISELRSLLKNITDLEIITIHGKGYQLVNKKGLFK from the coding sequence TTGTCAGTAGCTGGAACTACATACCGAATATCAGATCCCATGTTCAGGATCCTTTGTGCTTTTCATAAGCATGAGGGTAGAGTCGTCAGTAGGAATTTTTTGTTGGCATATGGATGGGGAATAAGCAATAAAGTTAATAATAATGTAACTGTAGCCATATCTGAGTTGAGAAGTTTACTGAAAAATATAACAGATCTGGAAATAATCACAATTCATGGTAAGGGATATCAGTTGGTCAATAAAAAAGGACTTTTTAAGTGA
- a CDS encoding polyphosphate kinase 2 family protein — MKKSKYVKHLAKLQIELAHLQESVQKTGQKVVVLFEGRDAAGKGGAIKTITAKLNPRVVRIVALTKPTEEETTQCYF, encoded by the coding sequence ATGAAAAAATCTAAATACGTAAAACACTTAGCTAAGTTACAAATTGAACTGGCCCATTTGCAAGAATCAGTGCAAAAAACGGGTCAGAAAGTGGTAGTGCTTTTTGAAGGCAGAGATGCCGCAGGTAAAGGCGGTGCAATCAAAACAATCACCGCTAAGCTCAATCCCAGAGTTGTGCGTATTGTAGCCTTAACTAAACCTACCGAAGAAGAAACCACCCAGTGTTACTTTTAG
- the recC gene encoding exodeoxyribonuclease V subunit gamma produces MLYLVQSNKMECLADSLISCLQETAGCGPLGHGTSVFESDQILVQSPGMSQWLKIQIAEKLGIAANIDFPLPSSFIWQLYQQHIQHLPEQSAFTKPNMTWKLMSILPTMLEQPEFAAIEQYLKDSQPLKLYQLSGKIADVYDQYLVYRPDWIIHWEAGHNDLPDTNDLSICESHPWQPILWRALVTNSKDLGESPFHRANLHHTLLEALHNPVNQKSTAEAEKPLMVFGISAMPMQQLEVLSALAETRDVLIFWFNPSQHYWGDIVDKKTQAKAQLKAIDNSELAGVEFLDIGNPLLASWGKLGRDYQDMLLSFELQQQDYFVDIHPECLLQHIQSDVNQLQFRATADELDASELLSNGKEYPKVEITPTDSSLQIHACHSKVRELEILHDQLLMRFNDNPDWHPGDVIVMMPDVATYAPFIEGVFGAVEHHLAIPYAISDRNVGQVSPLLSSFLQLMKLHQSRLTLSEVLSLLEVPAVQRKFAIDPQEFELLQHWLTDAGVRWGWNDHDKQRWDLPAEKQNTWVFGLQRLLAGYAMASTELYQGDQDLISAYADIEGQQAVALGKCYQFTSALLKVLAFCQNQQSNQQNQQNIQQKVEQALELLAELYDADETEQADMLILRETLEKMLVHSHQYTQQIDQDVFVSELQQNIQENGVGQRFLAGYVNFCTLMPMRSIPFKMVCLLGMNDSDYPRQSVPMGFDLMRLAPAKRGDRSRRLDDRYLFLEAVLSAREQLYFSYQGFSQKDNSPLAPSILLSELMEYCQQGFCLSGELGLDVEQTEKNLLAHLTIKHKLQPFNQAYFKVKGKVNGEDAQAHNKPESYLSFNKKQQAIAEQLQQPSQALMFNAEPLTQSLEQSPQLELEAMIQFFQNPAKAFFIQRWQTRFYPLGQQSSDEEPFSFDGLDRYKLNERLVQHSLATSLKDTSELVINEDSVERVNSAKSKESEEKATLANQEIEQPTTIISLLNELRAEGKLPAGQSGELALRPLVKQSTQLAEQINELNTSLTPAQSVDIELLVNNVVLVGRVDSLYAQNLILWRAGKLRAKDRIALYLQWLCLCADVPKVGLNQAYFISTEKLYSLPVIEKQTALQQLAIWLEHWQLGGEQILHFYPEAAWQWATSQDINKTLSTFKGNDFAAGEGTEAHIQRVCPDLTQRFEPFSQIAEALLLPLVELGDAK; encoded by the coding sequence ATGCTGTATCTGGTTCAGTCAAACAAAATGGAATGCTTAGCAGATAGTTTAATCAGTTGTTTGCAAGAAACTGCAGGGTGCGGGCCGCTAGGGCACGGTACATCTGTATTTGAGTCAGACCAAATATTGGTGCAGAGCCCGGGTATGTCGCAGTGGTTAAAAATCCAAATAGCTGAAAAACTGGGTATTGCGGCGAATATCGACTTTCCGCTGCCATCAAGTTTTATTTGGCAGTTGTACCAACAACATATCCAACACTTACCTGAACAATCAGCCTTTACCAAGCCAAATATGACATGGAAACTGATGTCGATATTGCCCACTATGCTTGAGCAACCTGAGTTTGCGGCAATAGAACAGTATTTAAAGGATTCACAACCTCTAAAGTTATATCAATTATCCGGTAAAATTGCGGATGTGTATGACCAATATTTGGTTTACCGACCCGACTGGATCATACATTGGGAAGCTGGCCATAATGACCTTCCTGATACGAATGATTTAAGTATTTGTGAGTCTCATCCATGGCAGCCCATTTTATGGCGCGCTTTGGTAACCAATAGCAAAGATTTGGGTGAGTCACCTTTTCATAGAGCCAATTTACATCACACTTTGCTTGAAGCCTTACATAATCCAGTTAATCAAAAAAGCACGGCTGAAGCGGAAAAACCTCTCATGGTTTTTGGTATTTCAGCCATGCCAATGCAACAACTAGAAGTACTCAGTGCTTTGGCTGAAACACGGGATGTGTTGATATTTTGGTTTAATCCTAGTCAGCATTATTGGGGCGATATAGTGGATAAAAAAACCCAGGCTAAAGCCCAACTTAAAGCGATAGACAATTCAGAACTGGCCGGAGTCGAGTTTTTAGATATAGGCAATCCACTGTTGGCTTCTTGGGGCAAGTTAGGTCGAGATTACCAAGATATGTTGCTGAGCTTTGAATTGCAGCAACAAGACTACTTTGTTGATATCCATCCAGAGTGTCTGCTGCAGCATATTCAATCAGATGTGAATCAATTACAGTTTAGAGCGACAGCAGATGAACTAGACGCCAGCGAGTTATTATCCAACGGTAAAGAGTATCCTAAAGTTGAAATTACGCCAACAGACAGTTCTTTACAAATCCATGCATGTCACTCCAAAGTACGTGAGCTTGAAATTTTGCACGACCAATTGCTCATGCGTTTTAATGACAACCCCGATTGGCATCCCGGTGATGTGATTGTGATGATGCCCGACGTTGCCACTTATGCGCCTTTTATCGAAGGGGTGTTTGGTGCTGTAGAACATCATTTAGCTATTCCTTATGCCATATCTGATCGCAATGTGGGTCAGGTATCACCATTATTGAGCAGCTTTTTACAATTGATGAAATTGCATCAAAGCCGCTTAACGTTATCTGAAGTATTGTCATTACTTGAAGTACCCGCGGTGCAGCGCAAATTTGCTATCGACCCACAAGAATTTGAACTATTACAACATTGGTTAACCGATGCGGGTGTGCGCTGGGGCTGGAACGACCATGATAAACAGCGCTGGGATTTACCGGCAGAAAAACAAAACACATGGGTGTTTGGTTTACAGCGATTGTTAGCCGGTTATGCGATGGCAAGCACCGAGTTGTACCAAGGTGATCAAGACTTAATTTCGGCTTATGCTGATATTGAAGGCCAGCAAGCCGTGGCTTTAGGTAAGTGTTATCAGTTTACTAGTGCACTATTAAAGGTATTGGCATTTTGCCAAAATCAACAAAGCAATCAACAGAATCAACAGAATATACAGCAGAAAGTTGAGCAAGCCCTTGAATTGCTAGCTGAGTTGTATGATGCCGATGAAACAGAACAAGCCGACATGCTTATCCTTCGAGAAACCCTCGAAAAAATGTTAGTCCACAGTCATCAATATACACAACAGATTGATCAAGATGTGTTTGTCAGTGAGCTACAGCAAAATATTCAGGAAAATGGGGTAGGCCAGCGATTTTTAGCGGGTTATGTGAATTTTTGTACATTAATGCCTATGCGTAGTATCCCTTTTAAAATGGTGTGTTTGTTAGGCATGAACGACAGCGATTATCCTCGTCAAAGTGTGCCTATGGGGTTTGACCTGATGCGTTTGGCTCCTGCTAAACGTGGTGACAGGTCACGCAGGTTAGACGACCGATACTTGTTTTTAGAAGCTGTGTTGTCGGCCAGAGAGCAACTGTATTTTAGTTATCAAGGTTTTAGCCAAAAAGACAATAGCCCTTTAGCACCCTCTATTTTGCTCAGTGAGTTAATGGAATATTGCCAACAAGGGTTTTGTTTGTCAGGTGAGTTAGGTTTAGACGTCGAGCAAACCGAAAAAAACCTGCTGGCCCATTTAACGATTAAACATAAATTACAGCCTTTTAATCAGGCTTATTTTAAGGTTAAGGGTAAAGTTAATGGCGAGGACGCCCAAGCTCACAACAAACCTGAGTCTTATTTAAGCTTTAACAAAAAACAACAAGCCATTGCCGAGCAGTTGCAACAACCCTCACAAGCGTTGATGTTTAATGCTGAGCCGTTGACTCAGTCCTTAGAGCAATCTCCTCAACTTGAGCTTGAGGCTATGATCCAGTTTTTCCAAAACCCTGCTAAAGCATTTTTTATCCAGCGATGGCAAACCCGTTTTTATCCATTAGGGCAGCAAAGTAGTGATGAAGAACCTTTCTCATTTGATGGTTTAGATAGATATAAATTAAACGAAAGATTAGTGCAGCATTCTCTTGCTACGAGCCTTAAAGACACTTCTGAGCTGGTTATCAACGAAGATAGTGTAGAAAGGGTAAATAGTGCAAAGAGTAAAGAAAGTGAAGAAAAAGCTACTTTAGCAAACCAAGAGATAGAACAACCCACTACTATCATTAGCTTATTGAACGAACTCAGAGCAGAAGGCAAGTTGCCCGCAGGGCAAAGCGGAGAATTGGCGCTTAGACCATTAGTGAAACAAAGCACGCAACTAGCCGAACAAATTAATGAACTCAATACATCGCTCACTCCAGCGCAAAGTGTTGATATTGAGTTGTTGGTTAATAATGTGGTTCTAGTTGGGCGTGTTGACAGCCTGTATGCACAAAACTTAATACTCTGGCGCGCAGGAAAACTTAGGGCTAAAGATCGTATTGCTTTGTATTTACAATGGTTATGTTTGTGCGCTGATGTACCCAAGGTTGGACTCAATCAAGCATATTTTATCAGCACTGAAAAATTGTATTCACTACCTGTGATTGAGAAACAAACAGCCCTACAACAACTGGCTATTTGGCTTGAACATTGGCAGCTAGGTGGCGAACAAATACTCCATTTTTACCCAGAAGCCGCTTGGCAATGGGCAACGAGTCAGGACATAA